Part of the Vidua macroura isolate BioBank_ID:100142 chromosome 27, ASM2450914v1, whole genome shotgun sequence genome, TGTCTGCCCACTCCTCAGAAATCCTTGCTCCTGGCTGTGGAACTCCTCCTCAGCCTGTGTCTGGCCAATCTTCAGCCTTGAGTCTTTCTAGAACAGTGTCTCCTGAGTCTCGAGAGTCCAGTTTCAAGTCCCACACCCAGGGATCCCACTGATGGGCAGCATAAAACAGTGTTCCCAACTGCTGTCCACAAGAGCTGTAGCCCCCTGTGACCTGTGTTCCCTTCTCCCATCAGCTTTGTTTTGCTGGTGCCTGGCCTGGGACTCCTTGCCTTGCACAGGAGACTGGATTGGACTGCAAACACATGCTAACAGTGGCAATAGGCAACTTTATTTCCACAACTAAATCAATTTCAGCATTTGTGTGCatgcagaggaggaagatggGCAGGACAGAGGACACCTTTGACCCTGAGGCTGCCTTTGGATGAGCAGGCACTGCCCCAGTATGAAATGGTTGTGGTCTGCACTGGATCCTGTTCATCCTGCTGCTCATGTCTTTTTTCTCATGAGGCCCAGCAGCATCTGGTGCATCTGAGTTAAGAATTTCACCAGTATCTGGTACGGATGTGGAGCAGGCAAGAGAGGTTGCGTTGACATTGGCTCCTCAGAAGGGTTTGAGGTCAAGGCTGGCTCTGGTGTGGCTGTTGCAGCTGGGTGATGAGGAGTGGGAGTAGAGCAGCCTGACTCTGTTGGTGTTGGCTCTGGCTGCTCAAAGGGGGTTGAGCTGAAGGTTGGCTCTGGCGTTGGAGTGGTTGTTTCAGCTGACTGTGGGTATGGAGTGGGAGTAGAGCAGCCTGACTCTGTTGGTGTTGGCTCTGGCTGCTCAAGAGGGGTTGAGATGCAGGCTGACTCTGGTTCTGGAGTGGCTGTTACAGGTGGGCACACGCCCATCTGGATCAGGATCCAGTTGTAGAAGTACTGAGTGGAGGTGTAGACTCCTGGCCGCTTTGTTCTGGCACAGCCTTTTCCCCAACTGGTCACTCCAACAAGCCAGAAGTAGCTGGCACGGTTATCTTTGCACACCAGAGGCCCTCCACTGTCACCCTGCAACAGAGGAAAGAGGATTAGGGTGCTGTTGGGTGGCTGCTGTCAGCACTAGAGGCTTGCTTCTCTCTTGcagcccctgccacagctgTATTCATGGCACAAAAAGGTGCTGGAGTCTCAAGAACCTTAGCTGGGAACAGGGTGGGTGTCTCTGAAGGCCCCTTTTTGTATCTGCACAGTGATCCTGGATGGGCAGAGCATAGATGATCCAGAATCTGGACCTCTGGGCTGCTGAGAACACTGGATGGGTTttctgggcagaggggcaggccTGGGGAACATGGGCACTtggcaaggaaactccagcagtgcaggaaaagtGATTTGCCAAGCAAAGCCCATGGTGATGGGGTACCTTTACAGCTGGCTCCCAGCACTCGTACCTGGCAGGTGTCCATGCCACCCCGTGGGTAGCCAGCACACAGGTTGTGGGTGTGGATGGCCCCAGCGTACCAGCGGCTGTTGTTAACAACCCGGATATCCAGGAGACGGACCTTGGCTTCCTGCAGGACATCACTTGGAccctgagctgggagcacaggaaggaatgagcacccagcagctccttgccaGTTCCACTCCCCTGTTTGGGGGTGAACTCATTCCCTAGGGCTTGCCTTtgcctctggagcagctgttGAAGTGCTGTGTCCTTTCTGTCTGCCTTTGGGGAGCAGGCCAGGCCCAGCTCTCCAGAGGCATACATCCTACAGCCTGACTTTGGTCTCTGCTGTCAGGAAGCCCAACCTATTTCTCCGGTGTGCCCAGCTCATCCCCAGGGCCCTTTTTGGGAACTCACCTTTTGCACTGGCAGAACCCCAGCCAGCAATGTAGCAGGTTTTCAGCTCTGACACTGTGAGCGAGGCGTTGGGCACGCAGGCAAGCTGGACGTAGTCACTGCACTCCACGGGCTCGTCCAGCTCCACCAAGGCAATGTCGTTCTGCTGGGAATCAGCTGTGTACTCCTGGTGGGCCAGGAGCCGCTTGACGTGGCGCACCTGTGTCTCGGGGCCCAGATGGGTCAGCTTGGTGGCCCCGATCAGCACACGCCACATGCTGACGTTCCTGCAAGGCAGAGAGAGGGCTGAGGGGGAGCAGAGCCATGTGCTGTTGATGCctttagcttttgtatttttcatctatttgtaatcctgcacttctttagtgtataactctaaaCCCCAAATACAGTGGgaactgctgctttcccattctGGTCAGACACAACAAtccctctccaggcctggcaatcaaggacacctcactgcctcaggcccccagagatggaaacaaaagtgacttgaggggagcaaactgggggtaaatgacttcattacctgaagctgtaattagAAGATTAACCctcaatatgcaaatggaccaaattTGTAGGTGTGAAAACCTGTGACCCGgtccatttttgggtgtagcccctgggggAACTTCATCTGCccaaaatgtacctgaaggcccttcaataaatataatCACTTTTTATTCCTTGTCTGGCCTGTTTTTAGGTAGTCCTGAAAAGGCATCACTGTGGCAGCTCAGCACTTCCCTGCCTTCTGCTTCTCaaggcagagaggaaagcagagcaatGAGGAGTGTGACTGCCCTAGCATGCCTTAGGCTCCAGGACTGCcatgctggaggctgctgggcAGCAGTGGCACGAGCCCAGCCTTCTGAGCAGTCTCTCAGTTGGGCTCTGCAGTACCgaggtgctgcaggctgggcaacTGTTTGTGTGGTGAGGATACCCTCATTCCTTGCTCCTCCTTACCTGGCCTGGAGGAAGCAGTGGGCTGCTGTGAGGACCCACTGTGGGCTGATGAGGGACCCTCCACACGTATGGCCTGTGCCTATTTTCCTGGGGTCCTGGATGCTGACAATCCATGGCCAGGCCCCCGGCAGGGCACCTGTGCCAGTCACAATTCTGTAGTCAGCAGCTATAGAGTTGTAGTCAGAAGCCATGGGCCGGAGCCCACAGGTCCCTCTGGAAGCACAAAGTCCTTACTGCCCTGCTGCTCATGCTGGCTCCTTCGGCTCCAGCACCTGGGTGCTGGCAAGGAGCCTCCCACATGGCGTTTGGGGTGTGGCAATGGGGGACAAGCACCCTCCTAGAGCCTGGGGCCGTACCTGCAGTTGTCCCAGGTGCCATGTGCAGGTCTGTACACAGCCAGCAGGATGAAAAGGTACAGCAGATtcatcactgccagcagcatctgtcagctgaaagaaacaaaagcttgtctctgccagtgcagccTCTGACCCAAgtacctgcagcagctgcactgcccatggcacctgcagccctggggctgatGTCACAGAGTGGGTGGTTCCAGGTTCTGGGCATGGTGTCCTCAGAGGGCAGGGGAAGGCCACAGCCtcagagaaccacagaatggtttgggctggaagggaccttgaaggcCATGCAAGGCAAAAGGGGTCCCGTGCCTGGCACCTGCAAAACGACACCGTGGGCAGACAAATCTGGCACAAAGGGAAAGTCACTCCAAAGGCAGTGTTTGGTCAGAGAGGGTGCTCAGAGCCACCACAGGATGGAGAAAACTGGCACATCAAAGCTAGGAAGAGGACGGGAAGGAACAATGCCATGAGCCAACAACTTGGGGGGATGCACCAAGGCACACAGGCCTTAGCTGATGGAACAAACCTGGAAACTCCTGAGTGCTGCAAGAGGAATTGCTGACCACAGCAGAGAGTGTGAGAAGCTGACAGGAGTTTCAATGCCCCGAGGAAGCCCTTCTGAGCCTGTTTATACATTTTCCATGTCTGGAGCAGGGTGAGTACTGCAAATGCCTCAGTGCTGCCTCTTGTTTTCGAGGCTGGTGCTGGAGGTCATGGCTGCAGAACATGAGGGGCTGAGATGGAGAGTGCTCATGCACTCACTGTTGTGGTTTGGGAATGGCATTCCCCAGCCTGGTGTTCCCACTGGAATACTGCAAACCACTGCTCCTCCTCactcccttctccctctctcctcccttctctgGTGCGCTTGAGAGGAGAACTGGAAGCACAAAAAGTAAAGAtcgtgggttgagataagaacaatataatggaaacagcaatgaaacaagaaaatgaacagtaacagcaacaatattaataatgGAG contains:
- the LOC128819777 gene encoding acrosin-like, with the translated sequence MLLAVMNLLYLFILLAVYRPAHGTWDNCRGTCGLRPMASDYNSIAADYRIVTGTGALPGAWPWIVSIQDPRKIGTGHTCGGSLISPQWVLTAAHCFLQARNVSMWRVLIGATKLTHLGPETQVRHVKRLLAHQEYTADSQQNDIALVELDEPVECSDYVQLACVPNASLTVSELKTCYIAGWGSASAKAQGPSDVLQEAKVRLLDIRVVNNSRWYAGAIHTHNLCAGYPRGGMDTCQGDSGGPLVCKDNRASYFWLVGVTSWGKGCARTKRPGVYTSTQYFYNWILIQMGVCPPVTATPEPESACISTPLEQPEPTPTESGCSTPTPYPQSAETTTPTPEPTFSSTPFEQPEPTPTESGCSTPTPHHPAATATPEPALTSNPSEEPMSTQPLLPAPHPYQILVKFLTQMHQMLLGLMRKKT